Below is a genomic region from Planctomycetota bacterium.
ATGAAGAGGCTGACCGTGATGCCGGCCGCTTTAAGGCGCGCCACGGCCGCCTTGACCTTGCCCTCCTGGCCGGCCACCGGCAGGCCGCCCTCGGTGGTGATCTCCTGGCGGCCTTCGGGCACCAGGGTGGCCTGGTGGGGGCGGATGCGGCAGGCGATGTCCACCATCGGGTCCGTGACGGCCATCTCGAGGTTCAGTTTCACCTGGACCGTTTTCCTGAGGATCTCCAGGTCGCGATCCTGGATGTGGCGGCGGTCTTCGCGCAGGTGCAGGGTGATGCAGGTGGCGCCGCCGAGTTCGGCCTCGGCCGCCGCCCACACCGGGTCGGGCTCCGCGCCCCGGCGGGCTTGCCGCAGCGTGGCCACGTGGTCGATGTTAACGCCCAGGTGAGGCATGACCGTTCCGCTCCCTGACGACGAACTTCCTTTCGCCGAAGGTGAGAGGTTGTCCGCCGGCGCCGGTCAGGATGCTGTCGCCTTACTGCTTGTGGTGGCGCCGCTTCCAGCGCATATGCCGCTTCTTGCTGCCGACCTTGCGGCGACGTCGAGGCTTGCTCACGCATGCACCTCCATG
It encodes:
- a CDS encoding pyridoxine 5'-phosphate synthase; the protein is MPHLGVNIDHVATLRQARRGAEPDPVWAAAEAELGGATCITLHLREDRRHIQDRDLEILRKTVQVKLNLEMAVTDPMVDIACRIRPHQATLVPEGRQEITTEGGLPVAGQEGKVKAAVARLKAAGITVSLFIDPKPEEVEASARVEADAVEFHTGEYANAPDGPQRDRQFMRVAEAARQAQGLGLVVHAGHGLNYVNVRRIAQIPGMTELNIGHSIVSRAIFVGLRKAVREMVRLIERPGT